One region of Drosophila subobscura isolate 14011-0131.10 chromosome J, UCBerk_Dsub_1.0, whole genome shotgun sequence genomic DNA includes:
- the LOC117893831 gene encoding mitogen-activated protein kinase kinase kinase 13-B isoform X1: MQPFSDSLSKSRDDLVSVAAATASRQQLYGQRRHHGSSPNLSLDQTDNLRRSMACLQDEFGHLGMAATDLPFKSPDLDSPPHLQHHTTYGEITDSSAENTCQQRWPHNVSGAAAAFGHPDKSVGWMYGLLGCMKPVLSFIGKSGVIEVKSQRAEDWEIPFESITDLEWLGSGAQGAVFSGTLKNEIVAVKKVKELKETDIKHLRKLDHENIIKFKGVCTQSPVFCIIMEFCPYGPLQNILKEEQVMLPSRLVSWAKQIAQGMQYLHSHKIIHRDLKSPNILISTNEVVKISDFGTSREWNEISTKMSFAGTVAWMAPEVIRNEPCSEKVDIWSYGVVLWEMLTCEIPYKDVDSSAIIWGVGNNSLKLLVPSTCPEGFKLLVKLCWKSKPRNRPSFRQILSHLDIAGPELLRKSEKQYFETQKSWKEEVRSHLKEITQNGTSIHKYEQDLIKRRTAEWRHAQDIRMVYEDKLQKTNQLFFELSECMTQLQEKEKEIAERERKLPGSGYKPTRRLGNTLRKMQHYRRRLNGPPAAIQQQTSTTPDPETTPESPVKCVLYAQLDGNCQPKSYLGNIIPGGCGSSSMANKNKKRGHRRNGSGSLGAPPKYSPTRDRRYQSEPENRKVQLVEQQTQTDAMDVSETDMSPSGDLPRTQPIDVPPPNHRQLPLQLQRVQKMAKAQAQARVGSVNPTSPSNGNSLSTSELTYQDACSSPDQLMNDDVMNSNERLDITDCCSDNENLDRLGRKVIEFIAENRLSIQSNTNSNSNTENGNGGGSPLQERREAGNSPCLSRCSSTQSKRRKQPQGDNSNGPNGPSVFNANGGEANAQDSWSDEEGETTDCKYALRRRSIGRLPIARGMRPRRSYKAPMSQKVAIHHKRNVVIVSDEEENTSEYSHSPSSQHSTLESNTDIASAMKQTQNTSTSTNSCSEPEEADDSSSSSDDDDDADPQGAKGSTLPMGAVRSSDIISIPTFEADGAVNMV, translated from the exons ATGCAACCATTTAGCGACAGTCTAAGCAAGAGTCGCGATGATTTGGTCAGTGTCGCCGCAGCTACCGCCTCACGGCAGCAATTGTACGGCCAAAGGCGACACCACGGCAGCAGTCCCAACCTGTCGCTGGATCAGACGGATAACCTGCGGAGAAG cATGGCCTGCCTGCAGGATGAGTTCGGACATCTAGGAATGGCGGCCACAGATCTACCCTTCAAGTCGCCCGATCTCGATTCTCCGCCGCATCTGCAGCATCACACTACCTACGGGGAGATCACGGACAGCAGTGCCGAGAACACGTGTCAGCAGCGCTGGCCCCACAATGTCAGCggggcggcggcagcgttcGGGCATCCGGACAAATCTGTAGGATGGATGTATGGGCTGCTGGGCTGCATGAAGCCAGTGCTCTCGTTCATTGGCAAGAGCGGCGTGATCGAGGTGAAGAGTCAGCGGGCCGAAGACTGGGAAATACCATTCGAGTCCATCACCGATCTCGAGTGGCTGGGCAGTGGAGCGCAAGGCGCCGTTTTCAGTGGCACGCTAAAGAACGAGATTGTGGCCGTGAAGAAGGTAAAGGAACTGAAGGAGACGGACATCAAGCATCTGCGGAAGCTGGACCATGAGAACATCATCAAATTCAA AGGAGTATGCACCCAGTCGCCGGTATTCTGCATCATCATGGAGTTCTGTCCGTACGGTCCGCTGCAGAATATActcaaggaggagcaggtcaTGTTGCCGTCCCGCTTGGTCTCCTGGGCCAAGCAAATTGCCCAGGGAATGCAGTATCTGCATTCCCACAAGATCATCCACAGAGATCTGAAGAGTCCCAA CATACTGATTAGTACAAATGAGGTGGTCAAGATTAGCGACTTTGGGACGAGTCGAGAGTGGAATGAGATTAGCACCAAGATGAGCTTCGCGGGCACCGTGGCCTGGATGGCTCCCGAGGTGATACGGAATGAGCCGTGCTCGGAGAAGGTGGACATTTGGTCGTATGGCGTTGTGCTATGGGAAATGCTCACCTGCGAGATTCCCTACAAGGATGTCGACTCCTCGGCCATCATCTGGGGTGTGGGCAACAATTCGCTCAAGCTTCTCGTACCCAGCACCTGTCCGGAGGGCTTCAAGCTGCTGGTGAAACTCTGTTGGAAGAGCAAGCCCAGGAATCGTCCCTCATTCCGGCAAATACTCTCGCACCTGGACATTGCCGGACCGGAGTTGCTGCGCAAGTCGGAGAAGCAGTACTTTGAGACCCAAAAGTCGTGGAAGGAGGAGGTGCGCTCGCACCTGAAAGAGATCACCCAGAATGGCACCAGCATACACAAGTACGAGCAGGATCTGATTAAGCGGCGCACGGCCGAGTGGCGGCACGCACAGGACATACGCATGGTCTACGAGGACAAGCTGCAGAAGACGAACCAGCTCTTCTTTGAGCTCAGCGAGTGCATGAcgcagctgcaggagaaggagaaggaaattGCCGA ACGTGAACGGAAGTTGCCTGGAAGTGGCTACAAACCGACGCGACGCCTTGGCAATACACTCAGGAAAATGCAACACTATCGTCGACGACTGAACGGTCCGCCAGCTGCCATCCAGCAGCAAACGTCCACCACACCAGATCCAGAGACTACGCCAGAG TCCCCTGTGAAGTGCGTGCTGTATGCCCAGTTGGACGGTAATTGTCAGCCAAAGTCGTATTTGGGCAACATCATTCCTGGCGgttgcggcagcagcagcatggccaacaagaacaagaagcgTGGCCATCGACGCAATGGCTCTGGATCGCTGGGTGCACCGCCCAAGTACAGTCCGACGCGCGACCGTCGCTACCAGAGCGAGCCGGAGAACCGAAAGGTACAGCTGGTGGagcaacagacacagacggaTGCCATGGATGTCAGTGAGACGGACATGAGTCCCAGCGGCGACCTGCCACGCACTCAGCCCATTGATGTGCCACCCCCGAATCATCGTCAGCTGCCGTTGCAATTGCAGAGAGTCCAGAAAATGGCCAAGGCTCAGGCGCAGGCCAGAGTTGGTTCCGTGAATCCCACTAGTCCGTCGAATGGCAACTCGTTGAGCACCAGCGAGCTGACGTACCAGGATGCCTGCTCTAGTCCGGACCAGCTGATGAACGACGATGTGATGAACAGCAATGAGCGTCTGGACATCACCGACTGTTGCAGCGACAATGAGAATCTCGATCGATTGGGTCGCAAAGTCATCGAGTTTATAGCCGAGAACCGCCTCTCCATTCAGTCCAACACGAATTCAAACTCAAACACTGAGAATGGGAACGGAGGAGGATCGCCGCTGCAGGAGCGCAGGGAAGCTGGCAACAGTCCGTGCCTGAGTCGGTGCAGCAGTACGCAGAGCAAGCGAAGGAAGCAGCCGCAGGGAGACAATTCCAATGGTCCGAATGGACCCTCGGTCTTCAACGCCAATGGCGGTGAGGCCAATGCTCAGGATAGCTGGTCGGATGAGGAGGGCGAGACCACGGACTGCAAGTACGCCTTGCGGAGACGAAG CATTGGTCGACTGCCCATTGCCCGTGGCATGCGTCCGCGTCGCAGCTACAAGGCTCCGATGTCCCAGAAGGTTGCCATACACCACAAACGCAATGTGGTCATTGTCTCCGATGAGGAGGAGAACACCTCCGAGTACAGTCACTCGCCGTCCAGCCAGCACTCGACGCTGGAGAGCAATACGGATATAGCATCGGCCATGAAGCAAACCCAAAACACATCCACCTCAACAAACAGCTGCAGCGAGCCCGAGGAGGCGGACGATTCGAGTAGCTccagcgacgacgatgatgatgctgatccACAAGGAGCCAAGGGCTCCACACTACCCATGGGAGCGGTGCGCAGCAGCGACATTATATCCATACCCACATTCGAGGCTGATGGTGCCGTCAACATGGTCTAA
- the LOC117893831 gene encoding mitogen-activated protein kinase kinase kinase 13-A isoform X2, which yields MVYYISFFGHNEPPDKIISNEKSMACLQDEFGHLGMAATDLPFKSPDLDSPPHLQHHTTYGEITDSSAENTCQQRWPHNVSGAAAAFGHPDKSVGWMYGLLGCMKPVLSFIGKSGVIEVKSQRAEDWEIPFESITDLEWLGSGAQGAVFSGTLKNEIVAVKKVKELKETDIKHLRKLDHENIIKFKGVCTQSPVFCIIMEFCPYGPLQNILKEEQVMLPSRLVSWAKQIAQGMQYLHSHKIIHRDLKSPNILISTNEVVKISDFGTSREWNEISTKMSFAGTVAWMAPEVIRNEPCSEKVDIWSYGVVLWEMLTCEIPYKDVDSSAIIWGVGNNSLKLLVPSTCPEGFKLLVKLCWKSKPRNRPSFRQILSHLDIAGPELLRKSEKQYFETQKSWKEEVRSHLKEITQNGTSIHKYEQDLIKRRTAEWRHAQDIRMVYEDKLQKTNQLFFELSECMTQLQEKEKEIAERERKLPGSGYKPTRRLGNTLRKMQHYRRRLNGPPAAIQQQTSTTPDPETTPESPVKCVLYAQLDGNCQPKSYLGNIIPGGCGSSSMANKNKKRGHRRNGSGSLGAPPKYSPTRDRRYQSEPENRKVQLVEQQTQTDAMDVSETDMSPSGDLPRTQPIDVPPPNHRQLPLQLQRVQKMAKAQAQARVGSVNPTSPSNGNSLSTSELTYQDACSSPDQLMNDDVMNSNERLDITDCCSDNENLDRLGRKVIEFIAENRLSIQSNTNSNSNTENGNGGGSPLQERREAGNSPCLSRCSSTQSKRRKQPQGDNSNGPNGPSVFNANGGEANAQDSWSDEEGETTDCKYALRRRSIGRLPIARGMRPRRSYKAPMSQKVAIHHKRNVVIVSDEEENTSEYSHSPSSQHSTLESNTDIASAMKQTQNTSTSTNSCSEPEEADDSSSSSDDDDDADPQGAKGSTLPMGAVRSSDIISIPTFEADGAVNMV from the exons ATGGTCTATTATATATCATTCTTTGGCCACAATGAGCCGCCGGACAAGATTATAAGCAACGAAAAGAG cATGGCCTGCCTGCAGGATGAGTTCGGACATCTAGGAATGGCGGCCACAGATCTACCCTTCAAGTCGCCCGATCTCGATTCTCCGCCGCATCTGCAGCATCACACTACCTACGGGGAGATCACGGACAGCAGTGCCGAGAACACGTGTCAGCAGCGCTGGCCCCACAATGTCAGCggggcggcggcagcgttcGGGCATCCGGACAAATCTGTAGGATGGATGTATGGGCTGCTGGGCTGCATGAAGCCAGTGCTCTCGTTCATTGGCAAGAGCGGCGTGATCGAGGTGAAGAGTCAGCGGGCCGAAGACTGGGAAATACCATTCGAGTCCATCACCGATCTCGAGTGGCTGGGCAGTGGAGCGCAAGGCGCCGTTTTCAGTGGCACGCTAAAGAACGAGATTGTGGCCGTGAAGAAGGTAAAGGAACTGAAGGAGACGGACATCAAGCATCTGCGGAAGCTGGACCATGAGAACATCATCAAATTCAA AGGAGTATGCACCCAGTCGCCGGTATTCTGCATCATCATGGAGTTCTGTCCGTACGGTCCGCTGCAGAATATActcaaggaggagcaggtcaTGTTGCCGTCCCGCTTGGTCTCCTGGGCCAAGCAAATTGCCCAGGGAATGCAGTATCTGCATTCCCACAAGATCATCCACAGAGATCTGAAGAGTCCCAA CATACTGATTAGTACAAATGAGGTGGTCAAGATTAGCGACTTTGGGACGAGTCGAGAGTGGAATGAGATTAGCACCAAGATGAGCTTCGCGGGCACCGTGGCCTGGATGGCTCCCGAGGTGATACGGAATGAGCCGTGCTCGGAGAAGGTGGACATTTGGTCGTATGGCGTTGTGCTATGGGAAATGCTCACCTGCGAGATTCCCTACAAGGATGTCGACTCCTCGGCCATCATCTGGGGTGTGGGCAACAATTCGCTCAAGCTTCTCGTACCCAGCACCTGTCCGGAGGGCTTCAAGCTGCTGGTGAAACTCTGTTGGAAGAGCAAGCCCAGGAATCGTCCCTCATTCCGGCAAATACTCTCGCACCTGGACATTGCCGGACCGGAGTTGCTGCGCAAGTCGGAGAAGCAGTACTTTGAGACCCAAAAGTCGTGGAAGGAGGAGGTGCGCTCGCACCTGAAAGAGATCACCCAGAATGGCACCAGCATACACAAGTACGAGCAGGATCTGATTAAGCGGCGCACGGCCGAGTGGCGGCACGCACAGGACATACGCATGGTCTACGAGGACAAGCTGCAGAAGACGAACCAGCTCTTCTTTGAGCTCAGCGAGTGCATGAcgcagctgcaggagaaggagaaggaaattGCCGA ACGTGAACGGAAGTTGCCTGGAAGTGGCTACAAACCGACGCGACGCCTTGGCAATACACTCAGGAAAATGCAACACTATCGTCGACGACTGAACGGTCCGCCAGCTGCCATCCAGCAGCAAACGTCCACCACACCAGATCCAGAGACTACGCCAGAG TCCCCTGTGAAGTGCGTGCTGTATGCCCAGTTGGACGGTAATTGTCAGCCAAAGTCGTATTTGGGCAACATCATTCCTGGCGgttgcggcagcagcagcatggccaacaagaacaagaagcgTGGCCATCGACGCAATGGCTCTGGATCGCTGGGTGCACCGCCCAAGTACAGTCCGACGCGCGACCGTCGCTACCAGAGCGAGCCGGAGAACCGAAAGGTACAGCTGGTGGagcaacagacacagacggaTGCCATGGATGTCAGTGAGACGGACATGAGTCCCAGCGGCGACCTGCCACGCACTCAGCCCATTGATGTGCCACCCCCGAATCATCGTCAGCTGCCGTTGCAATTGCAGAGAGTCCAGAAAATGGCCAAGGCTCAGGCGCAGGCCAGAGTTGGTTCCGTGAATCCCACTAGTCCGTCGAATGGCAACTCGTTGAGCACCAGCGAGCTGACGTACCAGGATGCCTGCTCTAGTCCGGACCAGCTGATGAACGACGATGTGATGAACAGCAATGAGCGTCTGGACATCACCGACTGTTGCAGCGACAATGAGAATCTCGATCGATTGGGTCGCAAAGTCATCGAGTTTATAGCCGAGAACCGCCTCTCCATTCAGTCCAACACGAATTCAAACTCAAACACTGAGAATGGGAACGGAGGAGGATCGCCGCTGCAGGAGCGCAGGGAAGCTGGCAACAGTCCGTGCCTGAGTCGGTGCAGCAGTACGCAGAGCAAGCGAAGGAAGCAGCCGCAGGGAGACAATTCCAATGGTCCGAATGGACCCTCGGTCTTCAACGCCAATGGCGGTGAGGCCAATGCTCAGGATAGCTGGTCGGATGAGGAGGGCGAGACCACGGACTGCAAGTACGCCTTGCGGAGACGAAG CATTGGTCGACTGCCCATTGCCCGTGGCATGCGTCCGCGTCGCAGCTACAAGGCTCCGATGTCCCAGAAGGTTGCCATACACCACAAACGCAATGTGGTCATTGTCTCCGATGAGGAGGAGAACACCTCCGAGTACAGTCACTCGCCGTCCAGCCAGCACTCGACGCTGGAGAGCAATACGGATATAGCATCGGCCATGAAGCAAACCCAAAACACATCCACCTCAACAAACAGCTGCAGCGAGCCCGAGGAGGCGGACGATTCGAGTAGCTccagcgacgacgatgatgatgctgatccACAAGGAGCCAAGGGCTCCACACTACCCATGGGAGCGGTGCGCAGCAGCGACATTATATCCATACCCACATTCGAGGCTGATGGTGCCGTCAACATGGTCTAA
- the LOC117893831 gene encoding mitogen-activated protein kinase kinase kinase 13-A isoform X3: MDLYCTSLNGRSMACLQDEFGHLGMAATDLPFKSPDLDSPPHLQHHTTYGEITDSSAENTCQQRWPHNVSGAAAAFGHPDKSVGWMYGLLGCMKPVLSFIGKSGVIEVKSQRAEDWEIPFESITDLEWLGSGAQGAVFSGTLKNEIVAVKKVKELKETDIKHLRKLDHENIIKFKGVCTQSPVFCIIMEFCPYGPLQNILKEEQVMLPSRLVSWAKQIAQGMQYLHSHKIIHRDLKSPNILISTNEVVKISDFGTSREWNEISTKMSFAGTVAWMAPEVIRNEPCSEKVDIWSYGVVLWEMLTCEIPYKDVDSSAIIWGVGNNSLKLLVPSTCPEGFKLLVKLCWKSKPRNRPSFRQILSHLDIAGPELLRKSEKQYFETQKSWKEEVRSHLKEITQNGTSIHKYEQDLIKRRTAEWRHAQDIRMVYEDKLQKTNQLFFELSECMTQLQEKEKEIAERERKLPGSGYKPTRRLGNTLRKMQHYRRRLNGPPAAIQQQTSTTPDPETTPESPVKCVLYAQLDGNCQPKSYLGNIIPGGCGSSSMANKNKKRGHRRNGSGSLGAPPKYSPTRDRRYQSEPENRKVQLVEQQTQTDAMDVSETDMSPSGDLPRTQPIDVPPPNHRQLPLQLQRVQKMAKAQAQARVGSVNPTSPSNGNSLSTSELTYQDACSSPDQLMNDDVMNSNERLDITDCCSDNENLDRLGRKVIEFIAENRLSIQSNTNSNSNTENGNGGGSPLQERREAGNSPCLSRCSSTQSKRRKQPQGDNSNGPNGPSVFNANGGEANAQDSWSDEEGETTDCKYALRRRSIGRLPIARGMRPRRSYKAPMSQKVAIHHKRNVVIVSDEEENTSEYSHSPSSQHSTLESNTDIASAMKQTQNTSTSTNSCSEPEEADDSSSSSDDDDDADPQGAKGSTLPMGAVRSSDIISIPTFEADGAVNMV; this comes from the exons ATGGACCTTTATTGTACATCATTGAATGGTAGGag cATGGCCTGCCTGCAGGATGAGTTCGGACATCTAGGAATGGCGGCCACAGATCTACCCTTCAAGTCGCCCGATCTCGATTCTCCGCCGCATCTGCAGCATCACACTACCTACGGGGAGATCACGGACAGCAGTGCCGAGAACACGTGTCAGCAGCGCTGGCCCCACAATGTCAGCggggcggcggcagcgttcGGGCATCCGGACAAATCTGTAGGATGGATGTATGGGCTGCTGGGCTGCATGAAGCCAGTGCTCTCGTTCATTGGCAAGAGCGGCGTGATCGAGGTGAAGAGTCAGCGGGCCGAAGACTGGGAAATACCATTCGAGTCCATCACCGATCTCGAGTGGCTGGGCAGTGGAGCGCAAGGCGCCGTTTTCAGTGGCACGCTAAAGAACGAGATTGTGGCCGTGAAGAAGGTAAAGGAACTGAAGGAGACGGACATCAAGCATCTGCGGAAGCTGGACCATGAGAACATCATCAAATTCAA AGGAGTATGCACCCAGTCGCCGGTATTCTGCATCATCATGGAGTTCTGTCCGTACGGTCCGCTGCAGAATATActcaaggaggagcaggtcaTGTTGCCGTCCCGCTTGGTCTCCTGGGCCAAGCAAATTGCCCAGGGAATGCAGTATCTGCATTCCCACAAGATCATCCACAGAGATCTGAAGAGTCCCAA CATACTGATTAGTACAAATGAGGTGGTCAAGATTAGCGACTTTGGGACGAGTCGAGAGTGGAATGAGATTAGCACCAAGATGAGCTTCGCGGGCACCGTGGCCTGGATGGCTCCCGAGGTGATACGGAATGAGCCGTGCTCGGAGAAGGTGGACATTTGGTCGTATGGCGTTGTGCTATGGGAAATGCTCACCTGCGAGATTCCCTACAAGGATGTCGACTCCTCGGCCATCATCTGGGGTGTGGGCAACAATTCGCTCAAGCTTCTCGTACCCAGCACCTGTCCGGAGGGCTTCAAGCTGCTGGTGAAACTCTGTTGGAAGAGCAAGCCCAGGAATCGTCCCTCATTCCGGCAAATACTCTCGCACCTGGACATTGCCGGACCGGAGTTGCTGCGCAAGTCGGAGAAGCAGTACTTTGAGACCCAAAAGTCGTGGAAGGAGGAGGTGCGCTCGCACCTGAAAGAGATCACCCAGAATGGCACCAGCATACACAAGTACGAGCAGGATCTGATTAAGCGGCGCACGGCCGAGTGGCGGCACGCACAGGACATACGCATGGTCTACGAGGACAAGCTGCAGAAGACGAACCAGCTCTTCTTTGAGCTCAGCGAGTGCATGAcgcagctgcaggagaaggagaaggaaattGCCGA ACGTGAACGGAAGTTGCCTGGAAGTGGCTACAAACCGACGCGACGCCTTGGCAATACACTCAGGAAAATGCAACACTATCGTCGACGACTGAACGGTCCGCCAGCTGCCATCCAGCAGCAAACGTCCACCACACCAGATCCAGAGACTACGCCAGAG TCCCCTGTGAAGTGCGTGCTGTATGCCCAGTTGGACGGTAATTGTCAGCCAAAGTCGTATTTGGGCAACATCATTCCTGGCGgttgcggcagcagcagcatggccaacaagaacaagaagcgTGGCCATCGACGCAATGGCTCTGGATCGCTGGGTGCACCGCCCAAGTACAGTCCGACGCGCGACCGTCGCTACCAGAGCGAGCCGGAGAACCGAAAGGTACAGCTGGTGGagcaacagacacagacggaTGCCATGGATGTCAGTGAGACGGACATGAGTCCCAGCGGCGACCTGCCACGCACTCAGCCCATTGATGTGCCACCCCCGAATCATCGTCAGCTGCCGTTGCAATTGCAGAGAGTCCAGAAAATGGCCAAGGCTCAGGCGCAGGCCAGAGTTGGTTCCGTGAATCCCACTAGTCCGTCGAATGGCAACTCGTTGAGCACCAGCGAGCTGACGTACCAGGATGCCTGCTCTAGTCCGGACCAGCTGATGAACGACGATGTGATGAACAGCAATGAGCGTCTGGACATCACCGACTGTTGCAGCGACAATGAGAATCTCGATCGATTGGGTCGCAAAGTCATCGAGTTTATAGCCGAGAACCGCCTCTCCATTCAGTCCAACACGAATTCAAACTCAAACACTGAGAATGGGAACGGAGGAGGATCGCCGCTGCAGGAGCGCAGGGAAGCTGGCAACAGTCCGTGCCTGAGTCGGTGCAGCAGTACGCAGAGCAAGCGAAGGAAGCAGCCGCAGGGAGACAATTCCAATGGTCCGAATGGACCCTCGGTCTTCAACGCCAATGGCGGTGAGGCCAATGCTCAGGATAGCTGGTCGGATGAGGAGGGCGAGACCACGGACTGCAAGTACGCCTTGCGGAGACGAAG CATTGGTCGACTGCCCATTGCCCGTGGCATGCGTCCGCGTCGCAGCTACAAGGCTCCGATGTCCCAGAAGGTTGCCATACACCACAAACGCAATGTGGTCATTGTCTCCGATGAGGAGGAGAACACCTCCGAGTACAGTCACTCGCCGTCCAGCCAGCACTCGACGCTGGAGAGCAATACGGATATAGCATCGGCCATGAAGCAAACCCAAAACACATCCACCTCAACAAACAGCTGCAGCGAGCCCGAGGAGGCGGACGATTCGAGTAGCTccagcgacgacgatgatgatgctgatccACAAGGAGCCAAGGGCTCCACACTACCCATGGGAGCGGTGCGCAGCAGCGACATTATATCCATACCCACATTCGAGGCTGATGGTGCCGTCAACATGGTCTAA